The following DNA comes from Occultella kanbiaonis.
TCGGCGCCCTGGTGGGTCACCTGCAGGGCGTGGTCCGTCGGATCGGCGTGGTGCTGGCGGGCCGCCCGTTCTTCGAGGCACCGAGCCACGTCGACAGCACCGACTGGGCAGCGGACTGGGCCGACGGCCGGGCCGGCACCGACGCGGTGCTCGCCGACGACGAGTCGTTGACCCGCGCCGTGACGGTGCCCTGGGGGCAGGTCCCGGGCGCCGCGGCGATCGGCTCGTACGTCGGCGAGCTCGCGGTGCACTCGTGGGACCTCGCCGCCGCCACCGACCGCACCGACGCACTCGACGGCGAGCTGGCCGTCATCGCGCTGGCCGCCTACCAGCAGATGCTGCCGGCCGAGCCGCGCGGCGGGCAGATTCCCTTCGCCGCCCCGGTGCCCGTTCCCGACGGCGCCGATGCCTACGCGCGTCTGGTCGCCTGGACCGGACGCGATCCGTACTGGACGACGGCGGCCTGACCCGGCGCCGGCGGGCAGGTCGCCACGGGCGGGCGGTTCGTGGGCGACCGGGTCGGGTGATCGGTGTCCGGCACCGGCCACGCGGCGGCCCGGCCGCGTGACTCCTGCCATGCTGGGGGCATGCCGGCCCCCGAGACCGCCCTGCCCGCCACGGACCGACCGGCACGCTCGCTCGCGCTCGTCCCCGCCGTCGGCGTGAGCCTCTCCGCCTTCCTGCTGTTCGGCCTGCAGCTACCGGGCTGGGGCCACGCGCTCCTGGTGGCCAG
Coding sequences within:
- a CDS encoding TIGR03086 family metal-binding protein → MTTTESALRADPRPLLARVLDQTGALIADTDESQSSLPTPCAEFDVGALVGHLQGVVRRIGVVLAGRPFFEAPSHVDSTDWAADWADGRAGTDAVLADDESLTRAVTVPWGQVPGAAAIGSYVGELAVHSWDLAAATDRTDALDGELAVIALAAYQQMLPAEPRGGQIPFAAPVPVPDGADAYARLVAWTGRDPYWTTAA